A single genomic interval of Aureliella helgolandensis harbors:
- the pnuC gene encoding nicotinamide riboside transporter PnuC, with protein MLNLIELTATGFGFLCVFLTIRRSVWCWPTGLIQVLLFIIIFYDAKLYSDLVLHVIYIFLQFYGWYSWTRADAGNESLDVKSLAIPWLVCWIAVSAIGTIGLGWTMASWTDASLPYADAFTTVASLVAQFLLARRYIQNWGFWIGVDSVAIWVYFTKELSATAVLYIAFLILASFGMVIWQKQLAKQRSHEIAT; from the coding sequence ATGCTTAACTTAATCGAACTTACGGCGACCGGATTTGGATTTCTATGCGTTTTTCTAACGATCCGCCGGAGTGTTTGGTGCTGGCCGACCGGACTGATTCAGGTCTTGTTATTCATCATCATTTTTTACGACGCAAAGCTGTATTCAGATTTAGTGCTGCACGTAATCTACATTTTTCTACAATTCTATGGCTGGTATTCTTGGACTCGAGCAGATGCTGGCAACGAGAGCCTAGATGTGAAGTCGCTAGCGATTCCATGGCTCGTCTGCTGGATCGCCGTATCGGCAATTGGAACGATTGGACTGGGGTGGACCATGGCTTCTTGGACGGATGCCTCGCTGCCTTACGCAGATGCGTTCACAACAGTCGCAAGTCTTGTGGCCCAGTTCTTGCTTGCTCGACGGTATATTCAAAATTGGGGTTTCTGGATCGGTGTAGATAGCGTCGCCATTTGGGTCTATTTCACGAAAGAGCTCAGCGCAACTGCGGTGCTCTACATTGCGTTTTTGATCCTAGCCAGCTTTGGGATGGTAATTTGGCAAAAACAGTTGGCGAAGCAAAGATCGCACGAGATCGCAACGTGA